In Penicillium psychrofluorescens genome assembly, chromosome: 5, a single window of DNA contains:
- a CDS encoding uncharacterized protein (ID:PFLUO_008059-T1.cds;~source:funannotate) — protein sequence MAPLPIKFTELVNLTNVGIATLESDHYVCVRQKLDDEDKPQVIIVDLKNNNEVMRRPINADSAIMHWTKNIIALKAQGRTIQIFDLSAKQKLKSSVMNEDIVYWKWLSDKSLGLITDTAVYHWDIEDGTQQNPVKMFDRLPNLSGCQIINYRVNSEEKWMVVVGIGQQQGRVVGSMQLYSKERGISQFIEGHAAAFASINVEGSPLPHHLFTFAVRTQTGAKLQIAEIDHQEPNPRFQKKAVEVYFPQEAVNDFPVAMQVSSKYDVVYLVTKYGFIHLYDLETGTCIFMNRISSETIFTTASDSEGAGVVGVNRKGQVLSVRVDESTIIQYLMDNPAMSSIAVKLASRAGLPGADHLYQQQFDNLIAQGNFSEAAKVAANSPRGFLRTSETINRFKNAPQTGQMSVILQYFGMLLDKGSLNRYESVELVRPVLQQNRKHLLEKWMQENKLEASEELGDIIRPYDMSLALGVYLQANIPQKVVAGFAETGQFDKILSYSKQAGYQPDYTQLLQHIVRVNPEKGAEFATQLANEETGALVDLDRVVDVFLSQNMIQQATSFLLDALKDNKPEHGHLQTRLLEMNLVNAPQVADAILGNEIFTHYDRPRIATLCENAGLIQRALENSDDSAFIKRNIVKTDKLSPEWLMSYFGRLSVEQTLECMDTMLGANIRQNLQAVVQIATKFSDLLGANRLIDLFEKYRTAEGLYYYLGSIVNLSEDPEVHFKYIEAATAMNQLTEVERICRESNHYNPEKVKNFLKEARLTEQLPLIIVCDRFNFIHDLVLYLYQSQQYKSIEVYVQRVNPSRAPAVVGGLLDVDCDESIIKNLLASVDPAVIPIDELVSEVESRNRLKLLLPFLEATLATGNQQQAVYNALAKIYIDSNNNPEKFLKENEMYDTLTVGKYCEKRDPNLAYIAYRKGQNDLELISITNENAMYRAQARYLVERADPEIWTFVLSENNTHRRSLVDQVIATAVPESTEPDKVSIAVKSFLEADLPGELIELLEKIILEPSPFSDNASLQNLMMLTAAKADKSRLMDYIHQLNEFSADEIAEMCISVGLYEEAFEIYKKVNNNLAAVNVLVENVVSIDRAQEFAERIELPEVWSKVAKAQLDGLRVSDSIESYIKAGDPSNYNEVVETATHAGKDEDLIKFLRMARKTLREPAIDTSMAFCFARLDQLPELEDFLRSTNVADIEASGDKAYEEGYHQAAKIFFTNISNWAKLATTLVHLEDYQAAVECARKANSVKVWKQVNEACVNKKEFRLAQICGLNLIVHAEELQTLVRQYERNGYFDELIAVLESGLGLERAHMGMFTELGIALSKYHPDRVMEHLKLFWSRINIPKMIRACEEANLWPELVFLYCHYDEWDNAALAMMERAADAWEHHSFKDIIVKVANLEIYYRSLNFYLQEQPLLLTDLLQVLTGRIDVNRVVRIFQSSDNIPLIKPFLLNVQTQNKRAVNDAINELLIEEEDYKTLRDSVDNYDNFDAVDLAQRLEKHDLIFFRQIAANIYRNNKRWEKSIALSKQDKLYKDAIETSAISGKSEVVEDLLRYFVDIGSRECYVGMLYACYDLIRPDVIMEISWRKGLHDFTMPFMINFLCEQTRTIEMLKKDNEERKARETTQRTEEDNTPILGGSRLMLTQGPGGAPASPMPYGQANGVAPQATGYRAF from the exons ATGGCTCCTCTTCCCATCAAGTTTACAGAGTTGGTCAAT TTGACCAATGTCGGCATTGCG ACCCTAGAATCGGATCACTATGTCTGCGTCCGCCAGAagctcgatgatgaagacaaACCCCAGGTCATCATCGTGGACCTGAAGAACAACAATGAGGTTATGCGTCGCCCAATCAACGCCGACAGTGCGATCATGCACTGGACGAAGAACATTATCGCCCTCAAGGCTCAAGGCCGGACGATCCAGATCTTTGACCTGTCAGCGAAGCAGAAGCTCAAGTCGTCGGTGATGAATGAGGATATTGTGTACTGGAAGTGGCTGAGCGACAAGTCTCTCGGTCTGATCACAGACACCGCAGTCTACCACTGGGATATCGAGGATGGCACACAACAGAACCCGGTCAAGATGTTCGACCGGCTTCCCAATCTTTCG GGCTGCCAAATCATCAACTACCGTGTGAACTCGGAGGAGAAATGGATGGTGGTCGTCGGTatcggccagcagcagggccgGGTTGTGGGATCGATGCAACTCTACTCCAAGGAACGTGGGATCTCGCAGTTCATTGAGGGCCACGCCGCTGCTTTCGCCTCTATCAACGTTGAGGGATCGCCTTTGCCACACCAcctcttcaccttcgccGTTCGAACCCAGACGGGAGCCAAGCTCCAGATTGCCGAGATTGATCACCAGGAGCCCAACCCTCGCttccagaagaaggccgtGGAGGTGTACTTCCCTCAGGAAGCCGTCAATGATTTCCCCGTCGCCATGCAGGTGTCCAGCAAGTACGACGTTGTCTACCTTGTGACAAAATATGGATTCATTCACCTGTACGACCTGGAGACCGGCACCTGCATCTTCATGAACCGCATCTCCAGCGAGACCATCTTCACGACAGCCTCGGATTCCGAGGGAGCTGGTGTGGTTGGTGTTAACCGCAAGGGCCAGGTCCTCTCCGTCCGCGTCGACGAGAGCACCATCATCCAATACCTGATGGACAACCCGGCCATGTCGTCAATTGCGGTGAAGCTTGCCTCGCGCGCCGGGCTCCCGGGGGCAGACCACTTGTACCAGCAGCAGTTTGACAACCTCATCGCACAGGGCAACTTCTCCGAGGCCGCCAAGGTCGCGGCAAACTCCCCTCGCGGGTTCTTGCGCACGTCGGAAACCATCAACCGCTTCAAGAACGCTCCCCAGACTGGCCAGATGTCCGTCATTCTGCAGTACTTTGGTATGCTCCTTGACAAGGGGTCGCTGAACCGATATGAGAGTGTGGAGCTCGTCCGGCCTGTGTTGCAGCAGAACCGCAAGCACCTGCTCGAGAAGTGGATGCAGGAGAACAAGCTGGAGGCCTCCGAGGAGCTGGGAGATATTATTCGCCCGTACGACATGTCTCTTGCCCTCGGCGTTTATCTTCAGGCCAACATCCCCCAAAAGGTGGTTGCTGGTTTCGCCGAGACCGGCCAGTTTGACAAGATTCTGTCTTACTCCAAGCAGGCTGGCTACCAGCCCGACTACacccagctgctccagcacaTTGTCCGCGTGAACCCCGAGAAGGGTGCCGAGTTCGCTACTCAGCTTGCCAACGAGGAGACTGGCGCCCTGGTCGATCTCGACCGCGTGGTGGACGTTTTCCTGTCCCAGAACATGATCCAGCAAGCCACTTCCTTCCTGCTGGATGCCCTAAAGGACAACAAGCCGGAGCACGGCCATCTGCAGACCCGCCTGCTGGAGATGAACCTTGTCAACGCGCCCCAGGTGGCGGATGCCATCCTTGGCAACGAGATCTTCACGCACTACGACCGTCCCCGCATCGCCACACTTTGCGAGAACGCGGGCCTTATCCAGCGCGCTCTTGAGAACTCGGACGACTCTGCTTTCATCAAGCGCAACATTGTCAAGACCGACAAGCTCAGCCCCGAATGGCTGATGAGCTACTTTGGCCGTCTCTCTGTCGAGCAGACGCTGGAGTGCATGGACACGATGCTGGGCGCCAACATCCGCCAGAACCTGCAGGCTGTGGTGCAGATTGCCACCAAGTTCTCCGACCTTCTCGGTGCCAACCGCTTGATCGATCTCTTCGAGAAGTACCGCACTGCCGAGGGTCTCTACTACTACCTTGGAAGCATTGTCAACTTGAGCGAGGATCCTGAGGTGCACTTCAAGTACATTGAGGCTGCGACCGCCATGAACCAGCTCACCGAGGTCGAGCGGATTTGCCGCGAGAGCAACCACTACAACCccgagaaggtgaagaaCTTCCTGAAGGAGGCTCGCCTGACCGAGCAGCTGCCTCTGATCATCGTCTGCGATCGCTTCAACTTTATCCATGACCTTGTTCTGTATCTGTACCAGAGCCAGCAGTACAAGTCCATTGAGGTGTATGTGCAGCGTGTAAACCCCTCGCGGGCTCCTGCTGTTGTGGGCGGCTTACTCGACGTGGACTGCGATGAGAGCATCATCAAGAACCTGCTCGCCAGCGTCGACCCGGCCGTCATCCCGATTGACGAGCTCGTCTCCGAGGTCGAGAGCCGAAACCGACTGAAGCTGCTTCTGCCTTTCTTGGAGGCCACTCTTGCCACGGgcaaccagcagcaggctgtCTACAACGCCCTCGCCAAGATTTACATTGacagcaacaacaacccGGAGAAGTTCTTGAAGGAGAACGAGATGTACGACACCTTGACTGTCGGCAAGTACTGCGAGAAGCGTGATCCCAACCTGGCGTACATCGCGTACCGCAAGGGCCAGAATGACCTGGAGCTCATCAGCATCACGAACGAGAACGCAATGTACCGCGCCCAGGCCCGCTACCTCGTCGAGCGTGCCGACCCCGAGATTTGGACCTTTGTTCTGAGCGAGAACAACACTCACCGCCGTTCGCTTGTCGACCAGGTTATCGCCACTGCGGTCCCCGAATCGACCGAACCCGACAAGGTGTCCATTGCTGTCAAGTCCTTCCTCGAGGCCGACCTTCCTGGCGAGCTGAttgagctgctggagaagatcatcctGGAGCCCTCTCCGTTCAGCGACAACGCCAGCTTGCAGAACCTCATGATGTTGACCgctgccaaggccgacaagaGCCGCCTGATGGATTACATCCACCAGCTCAATGAGTTCTCCGCTGATGAGATTGCCGAGATGTGTATCAGCGTGGGTCTGTACGAGGAGGCATTTGAGATCTACAAGAAGGTCAACAACAACCTGGCGGCCGTCAATGTGCTTGTGGAGAATGTCGTCAGCATCGACCGCGCCCAGGAGTTTGCGGAGCGCATTGAGTTGCCCGAGGTCTGGAGcaaggtggccaaggccCAGCTGGATGGTCTTCGCGTGTCTGACTCGATTGAGTCGTACATCAAGGCTGGTGACCCGTCGAACTACAACGAGGTGGTCGAGACGGCCACCCACGCCGGCAAGGATGAGGATCTCATCAAGTTCCTCCGCATGGCCCGCAAGACCCTGCGGGAGCCGGCCATCGATacctcgatggccttctGCTTTGCTCGCCTGGACCAGCTTCCCGAGCTTGAGGACTTCCTTCGCTCCACCAACGTCGCCGATATCGAGGCGTCTGGTGACAAGGCCTACGAGGAGGGTTACCACCAGGCGGCCAAGATTTTCTTCACCAACATCTCGAACTGGGCCAAGCTGGCGACCACCTTGGTGCACCTCGAGGACTACCAGGCTGCCGTGGAGTGTGCCCGCAAGGCCAACAGCGTCAAGGTGTGGAAACAGGTCAACGAGGCCTGCGTCAACAAGAAGGAATTCCGCCTCGCGCAGATTTGCGGCCTCAACCTTATCGTCCACGCCGAAGAGTTGCAGACCCTTGTGCGCCAGTACGAGCGCAACGGCTACTTCGATGAGCTCATCGCCGTGCTCGAGTCGGGTCTTGGCCTAGAGCGCGCTCACATGGGCATGTTCACCGAACTGGGCATTGCCTTGTCCAAGTACCACCCGGACCGCGTGATGGAGCACCTGAAGCTGTTCTGGTCCCgcatcaacatccccaagATGATCCGGGCCTGCGAGGAGGCCAACCTGTGGCCGGAGCTGGTGTTCCTGTACTGCCACTACGATGAGTGGGACAACGCCGCTCTGGCCATGATGGAACGTGCGGCCGATGCCTGGGAGCACCACTCGTTCAAGGACATCATTGTCAAGGTGGCCAATCTGGAGATCTACTACCGCTCGCTCAACTTCTACCTGCAGGAGCAGCCTCTTCTCCTGACCGACCTGCTGCAGGTCTTGACCGGTCGCATTGACGTCAACCGGGTTGTGCGCATCTTCCAGAGTTCCGACAACATCCCTCTGATCAAGCCGTTCCTGCTCAACGTTCAGACCCAGAACAAGCGGGCCGTCAACGACGCCATCAACGAGCTTTTGATCGAGGAGGAAGACTACAAGACCCTGCGCGACTCCGTTGACAACTACGACAACTTCGACGCCGTGGATCTTGCTCAGCGTCTTGAGAAGCACgatctcatcttcttccgccagATCGCCGCCAACATCTACCGCAACAACAAGCGCTGGGAGAAGTCGATTGCTCTCTCGAAGCAAGACAAGCTCTACAAGGACGCCATTGAGACCTCTGCCATCTCTGGCAAGTccgaggtggttgaggacCTCCTTCGCTAC TTTGTGGATATCGGCAGCCGCGAGTGCTACGTGGGTATGTTGTATGCCTGCTACGACCTCATCCGCCCCGACGTGATCATGGAGATTTCGTGGCGCAAGGGCCTGCACGACTTCACGATGCCGTTCATGATCAACTTCCTGTGCGAGCAGACGCGCACGATCgagatgttgaagaaggacaacgaggagcgcaaggcccGCGAGACGACCCAGAGGACCGAGGAGGACAACACACCGATCCTCGGCGGCTCGCGGCTGATGCTGACCCAGGGCCCTGGCGGCGCCCCGGCCAGCCCGATGCCATACGGCCAGGCCAATGGCGTGGCCCCGCAGGCGACCGGATACCGCGCGTTCTAA
- a CDS encoding uncharacterized protein (ID:PFLUO_008060-T1.cds;~source:funannotate) has protein sequence MSEKSAIISVYDKTGLLDLAKGLVKQNVRLLASGGTAKMIREAGFPVEDVSAITHAPEMLGGRVKTLHPAVHGGILARDIESDEKDLAEQKIAKVDYVVCNLYPFKETVAEVNVTIDEAVEEIDIGGVTLLRAAAKNHKRVTILSDPSDYPEFLKELETGEITASSRNQYALKAFEQTADYDSAISAFFRKEYAGNGLQQLSLRYGTNPHQKPASAYMVQGKLPFKVLNGSPGYVNLLDALNAWPLVKELKQALGFPAAASFKHVSPAGAAIGVPLNEKERKVYMVDDIPGLETSGLAQAYARARGADRMSSFGDILALSDVVDVPTAKIISREVSDGVIAAGYEPAALEILSKKKGGKYLVLQMDESYTPAPEETRTLFGVTVTQHRNDVVISPGKTFSTILTPKDLTSLPEAALRDLTVATIALKYTQSNSVCYALNGQIIGLGAGQQSRIHCTRLAGDKADNWWMRFHDRVLGIQWKKGTKRADKSNAIDLLCSGQLPRNDAEKAEYERVFEEVPVPFTAEEREAWLSKLNEVAVSSDAFFPFIDNVFRAARSGVKYIAAPSGSQNDGPVFATAEKLGIVFVEQGTRLFHH, from the exons ATGTCTGAAAAATCCG CTATTATCTCCGTCTACGACAAGACTGGCCTGCTGGACCTGGCGAAGGGCCTGGTCAAGCAGAATGTCCGTCTTCTTGCTTCGGGCGGTACGGCCAAGATGATTCGGGAGGCTGGGTTCCCTGTTGA GGACGTCTCGGCCATCACCCACGCCCCCGAGATGCTGGGCGGCCGTGTCAAGACCCTCCACCCGGCCGTCCACGGCGGTATCCTCGCCCGTGATATCGAGTCCGACGAGAAGgacctcgccgagcagaagATCGCCAAGGTCGACTATGTGGTCTGCAACCTGTACCCGTTCAAGGAAACCGTCGCTGAGGTCAACGTgaccatcgacgaggccgtggaagagattgatATCGGCGGCGTGACCCTGTTGCGCGCCGCGGCCAAGAACCACAAGCGCGTCACCATCCTCTCCGACCCGTCGGACTACCCCGAGTTCCTCAAGGAGCTCGAGACCGGTGAGATCACCGCATCCAGCCGCAATCAGTACGCCCTCAAGGCCTTCGAGCAGACCGCCGACTACGACTCTGcgatctcggccttcttccgcaaggaATATGCCGGTAACGGTCTGCAGCAGTTGTCCCTGCGCTACGGCACAAACCCGCACCAGAAGCCCGCCTCCGCCTACATGGTCCAGGGCAAGCTGCCCTTCAAGGTCCTTAACGGTTCTCCTGGTTATGTCAACCTGTTGGACGCCCTGAACGCCTGGCCTCTGGTCAAGGAGCTCAAGCAGGCGCTGGGCTTCCCTGCCGCCGCCAGCTTCAAGCACGTTTCCCCCGCCGGTGCTGCCATCGGCGTGCCCCTgaacgagaaggagcgcaaggtgTACATGGTGGACGACATCCCCGGCCTCGAGACCTCCGGTCTGGCGCAGGCGTACGCCCGTGCCCGCGGCGCTGACCGCATGTCCAGCTTCGGCGACATTCTTGCCCTCAGCGACGTGGTCGACGTGCCCACCGCCAAGATCATCTCGCGCGAGGTCTCGGACGGTGTCATCGCCGCGGGCTACGAGCCCGCCGCGCTGGAGATCCTGTCTaagaagaagggcggcaagTACCTCGTCCTGCAGATGGATGAGAGCTACACGCCAGCGCCCGAGGAGACCCGGACGCTGTTCGGCGTGACGGTGACACAGCACCGCAACGACGTAGTCATCTCCCCCGGCAAGACCTTCAGCACGATCCTCACTCCCAAGGAcctcacctccctccccgaGGCCGCCCTCCGCGACCTCACCGTCGCCACCATCGCTCTCAAGTATACGCAGTCCAACTCGGTCTGCTACGCGCTCAacggccagatcatcggTCTCGGCGCCGGCCAGCAGAGCCGCATCCACTGCACCCGTCTCGCCGGCGACAAGGCCGACAACTGGTGGATGCGCTTCCACGACCGCGTCCTGGGTATCCAATGGAAGAAGGGCACCAAGCGCGCTGACAAGAGCAATGCCATCGACCTGCTCTGCTCCGGTCAGCTTCCGCGCAACGACGCCGAGAAGGCTGAGTATGAACGTGTCTTCGAGGAGGTTCCCGTTCCCTTTACCGCggaggagcgcgaggctTGGCTGTCGAAGCTGAATGAGGTTGCCGTCTCGTCCGATGCCTTT TTCCCTTTCATCGACAATGTCTTCCGCGCCGCCCGCTCCGGCGTCAAGTACATCGCCGCCCCGAGCGGTAGCCAGAACGATGGCCCCGTCTTCGCCACGgccgagaagctgggcaTTGTCTTCGTCGAGCAGGGAACCCGTCTGTTCCACCACTAG
- a CDS encoding uncharacterized protein (ID:PFLUO_008061-T1.cds;~source:funannotate) — MAEQPRILRPRPRRVFDVTPASTESSEPPTPAEPANSPDLLSPNQDMGSTSASVSRTGSIMNLTSSTLYGIYSPTAFSGFRGEDSPWGTEALNTPTAEFPPEPSQREAVKSATEPRRFALRRTRSRLSHGLVRGVILPQALSSALLFGFGVVYGVITVHLHDNHWITPVKLENVHYYDSWLYLGFWGLAGTALGNVLPWLDGWREKGLENQDKRGNNAREEETGYRSPSWVAVARSVGAFVGIAFAMRRLPWQSTTQASLTLALANPVLWYLIDRTKTGFLLAVIVGIGGMGVVLGLKPELVPSSTGPSFGTTLLNGTGLENTLGAELTQESVAVRTWIASVIFCACVCFGNIGRQLAIGAMGSDTLSQ; from the exons atggccgagcAACCTCGCATCCTGCGTCCACGCCCGCGCCGCGTCTTCGACGTCACACCAGCCTCGACCGAATCATCCGAACCCCCTACGCCCGCCGAGCCCGCCAACAGCCCCGACCTGCTTAGCCCCAACCAGGACATGGGGTCGACATCGGCGAGCGTCAGCCGCACAGGCTCGATCATGAACTTGACCTCCTCCACGTTATACGGGATCTACTCGCCGACGGCATTTAGCGGGTTCCGCGGTGAGGACAGCCCCTGGGGCACGGAGGCACTGAACACGCCCACGGCCGAATTCCCGCCAGAGCCCTCGCAGCGCGAGGCGGTCAAGTCGGCCACGGAGCCACGCCGGTTTGCGCTGCGACGCACGCGCTCGCGGCTCAGTCATGGCTTGGTCCGTGGTGTGATTCTGCCGCAGGCCTTGAGCAGTGCGTTGCTCTTTGGCTTTGGGGTTGTCTACGGCGTCATCACGGTTCATTTGCATGATAATCACTGGATCACACCGGTTAAGCTTGAGAACGTTCACTACTACGACTCGTGGCTGTACTTGGGCTTCTGGGGGCTGGCTGGAACCGCGCTGGGGAATGTTCTTCCCTGGCTGGATGGCTGGCGTGAGAAGGGGCTGGAGAATCAGGATAAACGGGGGAATAATGCCAGAGAGGAGGAGACGGGATATCGCTCTCCGTCGTGGGTGGCTGTCGCTCGGAGTGTTGGGGCGTTTGTTGGAATTGCTTTTGCGATG AGACGACTTCCCTGGCAATCCACCACACAAGCATCGCTGACCCTCGCTCTCGCCAACCCCGTCCTGTGGTACCTCATCGACCGCACCAAGACCGGATTCCTCCTCGCGGTGATTGTCGGTATCGGGGGCATGGGCGTGGTGCTGGGCCTGAAACCCGAGCTGGTCCCTAGCTCGACCGGCCCGTCGTTCGGAACGACGCTCCTGAATGGAACCGGGCTGGAGAACACGCTGGGTGCCGAGCTCACGCAGGAGAGCGTCGCGGTCCGCACCTGGATTGCCAGTGTCATTTTCTGCGCGTGCGTGTGCTTTGGCAACATCGGGCGCCAGCTAGCTATCGGGGCTATGGGCAGTGATACCCTCTCACAGTGA
- a CDS encoding uncharacterized protein (ID:PFLUO_008062-T1.cds;~source:funannotate) → MAEVDNPPMDESFPASEAADDNASHGNTASATVGTRRQANGTIGSVYSGNKIRHLKKEDGIPLWRKDIQYQFLKLVFEDTTPVFTRYPDGQKKCDFADIYIDAMARSSKTSKILKDKLQNDKPAAISMAMVCLLVNFGRMNTTLNFFPEMRAQLRTYHSIPSLQAHQDSNAYKQLQDAPRLKSILKGASEDVDQPNTLDKIKRQDVPRTNPVNLIFVLAQYAPKVSETHFFPPRDFFDLVMRSTLSSQSRARAFLWLMWWYLESDFSREAALSNPFGAGLDGDGSDGLPLKVPAFDILTEEQANEENVDSPEELEYGEAKRLERKRILEEEEPLPRVPKRPKKDYGFEEDSFAGDYSGFGGRSSAVSTPLHPSAKRTLDDEDDDGAMGQYRPRSKQMKRESSLNRAAGHQRLILKTRMDLDHTPDASPAPPGSGHPVLNRFIQEPSISQPSGGGRRPRPLTQHQLAVEHNRRQRIEYLLAKRKSNAYRVLRAKRESEIPFSRYGRQLHSLPDGYDSEDGENSWGKAGLFSNPDEEDDFGECASFFLSVARKASRRLDRWDYESANGPKRDRKKERQERQRVKAAMEAEARAGNRSRARPSRGGAAAKRKSGGAAVASGSAKKPAGGSGSKGGRSRPSNGPAGAAAWEAEHTAGDDYMEGELDDLDRELLGEASGDEGPRRGAGLDEYAGEGGDSSDEEEDEVDDENSSTYDGPNGYGRHESSSPIPETAAAASAHE, encoded by the exons ATGGCAGAAGTCGACAACCCCCCGATGGACGAGTCCTTCCCGGCGTCCGAAGCCGCCGACGACAATGCCTCTCACGGCAACACCGCGAGCGCAACGGTTGGGACAAGACGACAGGCCAACGGCACGATTGGCTCCGTCTACTCGGGCAACAAGATCCGACATctcaagaaagaagacggcATCCCCCTCTGGCGCAAGGATATCCAGTATCAGTTTCTGAAGCTCGTGTTCGAAGACACGACGCCGGTCTTCACGCGGTATCCGGATGGTCAGAAGAAGTGCGACTTTGCCGATATCTACATCGATGCTATGGCCCGGAGTAGTAAGACGAGCAAGATTCTCAAGGATAAGTTGCAGAATGATAAGCCTGCTGCGATTAGCATGGCAATGGTCTGTTTGCTGGTGAATTTCGGGCGCATGAATACCACTCTCAACT TCTTCCCCGAAATGCGTGCCCAGCTGCGAACCTACCACTCCATCCCTTCGCTCCAAGCGCACCAGGACTCGAACGCCTACAAACAGCTCCAGGATGCCCCGCGCCTGAAGTCGATTCTCAAGGGCGCATCAGAAGACGTCGACCAGCCCAACACtctggacaagatcaagcgGCAGGATGTGCCTCGGACCAACCCGGTCAacctcatcttcgtcctggCGCAGTACGCGCCCAAAGTTTCGGAGACGCATTTCTTCCCGCCTAGGGACTTCTTCGACCTCGTCATGAGGTCCACGCTGAGCAGCCAAAGTCGCGCTCGAGCGTTCCTGTGGTTGATGTGGTGGTACTTGGAAAGTGACTTCAGCCGCGAGGCTGCGCTCAGCAATCCGTTCGGCGcgggtctggatggcgatgggtCGGATGGGTTGCCTCTGAAAGTGCCTGCTTTCGACATTTtgacggaggagcaggctAATGAGGAGAATGTGGATTCGCCGGAGGAGTTGGAGTACGGAGAGGCGAAGAGGCTGGAGCGCAAGC GcattctggaagaggaagagccacTACCCCGGGTTCCCAAGCGTCCCAAGAAAG ACTATGGTTTCGAGGAAGACTCATTCGCGGGCGACTACTCTGGGTTTGGAGGACGCAGCTCTGCCGTGTCcactcctctccatcctTCCGCCAAACGCACcttggatgatgaagatgatgacggcgCCATGGGTCAATATCGACCACGCAGCAAGCAGATGAAACGAGAGTCCTCTCTCAACCGAGCCGCGGGCCATCAGCGCCTCATTCTCAAAACCAGAATGGATCTTGATCATACTCCGGATGCCTCACCTGCGCCTCCGGGGTCTGGCCATCCCGTTCTCAACCGGTTCATCCAGGAGCCATCGATTTCCCAACcatctggtggtggacgTCGACCGCGGCCATTGACTCAGCACCAGCTTGCCGTTGAGCACAACCGTCGACAGCGGATTGAGTATCTACTTGCCAAGCGCAAGTCCAACGCATATCGCGTTCTCCGGGCCAAGCGGGAGAGCGAGATCCCTTTCTCGCGTTATGGCCGCCAACTACATAGTCTGCCGGACGGCTACGATTCAGAGGATGGAGAGAACTCCTGGGGCAAAGCcggtctcttctccaacccggacgaagaagatgactTTGGCGAGTGCGCCAGTTTCTTCCTGTCCGTGGCGCGAAAGGCATCTCGGCGACTGGACCGTTGGGACTACGAGAGCGCCAATGGGCCCAAGAGAGACCGCAAGAAGGAGCGCCAAGAGCGACAGCGGGTCAaggccgccatggaggcAGAGGCGCGAGCTGGGAACCGGTCGCGTGCACGTCCGTCGCGTGGTGGTGCAGccgccaagcgcaagtcTGGCGGTGCTGCAGTTGCCTCCGGCTCGGCCAAAAAGCCCGCTGGGGGCTCAGGCTCGAAGGGCGGCCGCAGCCGTCCCTCCAATGGTCCTGCCGGCGCAGCGGCCTGGGAGGCCGAGCATACAGCTGGGGACGACTACATGGAAGGCGAGTtggatgatctcgaccgcgagctgctgggcgaAGCCTCCGGCGACGAAGGGCCGCGCCGGGGCGCCGGTCTCGACGAATATGCGGGCGAAGGAGGAGACTcgtcggacgaggaagaggatgaagtcgacgacgagaacTCGTCTACCTACGATGGGCCAAATGGCTACGGGCGGCACGAGAGCTCGTCTCCTATTCCCgagactgctgctgctgctagTGCCCATGAGTGA